The region CCGCCAAAGTTGCCGCCCCTGTGGAACCGTCGATTGATTAGTTTTCCCTCAGCCAAAAACGAAAAAGGCCCCGATCCTTTCGGATCGAGGCCCCAATCTCATTAGTGGTAAGCCTTAGCTCAGCACATCGGCAGTCGCGCTGGATTTCGCGATGGCCTTTTTTATTTTCAACGCATTGTCGGACAGTTCGACGTCCTTGGCTTTCGCCAGGAACTTGTCCAGACCACCGCGGTGGTCGACGCTGCGCAGAGCTGCGGCAGAGATGCGCAGCTTGAACGCGCGGCCCAATGCTTCGGACTGCAACGACACGTCGTTGAGGTTCGGCAGGAACCGACGGCGTGTACGGTTGTTAGCGTGGCTTACGTTGTTGCCCGTCATCGGGCCTTTTCCGGTCAATTCGCAACGGCGCGACATGGGTTCATCCTTTTGCTGTTGTGTCCTTCCAGCGATCCGGAAAAACACATAACGTGGGGGCCGCGCAGAGCCGACCCTGAATTGGTTCGCTGGCTTTAAGGGGAATCGCGGTAGCCGTCAACCCGAAGCGCAGGACTTGAGCGCTTTTCCCGCGGGTCTGGCGGTTACGTCAAGGTCCGTCCCATCTACCCCGCTTCTATTACGCTGGTTTTTGCCACCTGAAATAGAGTTTCCTTTGCATCCCCCCGATGGATTTGCGATGCAGACGCATGACCATACAGATGCGCGCCCTCTTCGTTCACCTCTTTACCGCCACGGGTGCGGTGCTGGCGATGCTCGCCATGCTCGCCGCCGTTGAGGAAAAATGGGACCTGATGTTCCTCTGGTTAGTGATCGCCTTTTTCGTCGATGGCATTGACGGGCCACTGGCACGCAAATTCGATGTGAAGACCAACGCGCCGGAGTTTGACGGCGTCTTGATGGACCTGATCATCGACTATCTCACCTATGTGTTCATCCCGGCCTTCGCGCTATTCACATCGGGCCTCATGGATGGCTGGAGCGGTTGGGCGATGATCATAATCATCACCTTTGCCAGCGTCATGTATTTCTCCGATACGCGGATGAAAACGAAGGATAATTCATTCAAAGGCTTCCCTGGTTGCTGGAACATGCTGGTGCTGGTGCTCTTTGCACTGAAGCCCGAGTGGTGGGTCAGCCTGATCGTGGTGACGATCCTTGCCGCGGCGATGTTTCTCCCGATCAAGTTCGTGCACCCCGTCCGGACAGAACGCTGGCGCCCTGTCACCCTACCAATGGCGCTGGCATGGACCTTCTTTGCGGGTTGGTCCGCTTGGGTGAACTTTCACCCCGAAAGCTGGGCGCATTGGGGTCTTGTAATCACCTCGATCTACCTCATCTGTGCCGGTGCTGCGCAGCAGTTGATCCCCCTTGCCGAAGACTGAGCTTGCCTCAAGGGCTTAAATCAACAGCCCCGCCGCGCCCTCATGGCGCAGCAGTGCGACCTTGGTCTCAACCCCGCCCGCCCCGCTAAAACCGGTCAGCCCCTTGGCCCCCATCACCCGGTGGCAAGGGACGATAATCGGGATCGGATTGCCGCCACAGGCCCCACCCACCGCTTGCGCAGGTACGCCGAGGTCGCGGGCAATCTCGCCATAGGTGCGGGTATCGCCGAACGGAATCGCCAGAATCGCGGCGCAGACTGTGCGCTGGAAATCGCTCCCCTTGACCCGAAGCGGCAGGTCAAAGCGCTGGCGCTCACCTGTCGCGTATTCGTTAATTTGTCTCAGCGCGGCATCGAGCAGGTCCGAGCGGTCTTGCCGTGCCGCCTGCCCCCAGCCAAGCGCCGTGATCGCACCGTCTTCTTCGGTGACGATCAAATCGCCGAAGGGCGTGGAGAGTGAGGCCTGTATCATCGCCCCACTCTGCGCCAGAAATCGCGCCTGCGAAAGAGCGCTGAGGGCATCGCCCTCTCTGGAAGGCGTCCCTGCTTTTCCGGCAAGCACGGACTTGGAAGAGACGCTAACGGTGCAATTTGTAGAAACGCTGCAAAATCGCCCTCCGGGGGGAGGGAGCGCGATGCCCGTGGTTCCCACGGGCGGGGCATTGGTGACCAGACAAAGAAAAACGGGCGCCGGTTATCCCGACGCCCGCAGCCCCCTTACTGAACGTGGCGAACTAGCCGCCAACGTTTCTCTGGGCCGAACTGTTCTGCAACGCCGTCACTCTCAAGCATTGCAAGGACCGTTCTAGAAATGTGACCCACATGTTCGACATGTCCGCCTTAGATACCCAAACATTTTCCGACATCCACATTTCTCAGCCCTTCTTCAGGGCCATTTTCAAGGACAGTTCTTACTGCTGCCTTCAATGCCGCCAGCGCCCCCTGTGCCGTTTCGAAAGCCTCATTGATAGTTTTCATGCTGTTTCCTCCGCCAATGCCTCACGCACCGCTTCATCACAGCGCCCGCAAACGCCGGGATGTTCATGGGTGCCGACATCCGGCAGCACCTTCCAGCAGCGCTCGCATTTCTCGCCTTCAGCCTTTTCGAACACCACGGCCACGCCTTGCGTCTCGGGCATGCGGAAAGCCTCAGCCGGGGCCGCATCGCCGGTCACGGTGATGTCTGAGGTGATCGCCACGTCCTCAAAGGACACGCTCTGCAATGCCTCGCGCTGCGCCGCATCATCGACATGTACCACGGGGGCGGCCTCAAGCGAGGCCCCGATGACCTTCTCGGTCCGCTGTACCTCCAACGCCGCTGTCACCACGCGCCGCGCCGCACGGACCTTGGCCCATTTCGCCGCCAGTTCCGGGTTCAGCCATGCCTCGGGCGTTTCCGGCATATCCACCAGATGCACCGAAGACTCCTCGCCGGGGAACCGCTCCAGCCAGACTTCTTCCATGGTAAAGACCAGCACCGGGGCCAGCCATGTAGTCAGACGGTGGAAAAGGATATCCAGCACCGTGCGCGCGGCACGGCGGCGCAGGGTGTCGCCGTCGCAATACAGCGCATCCTTGCGGATATCAAAGTAGAAGGCCGAAAGATCGACCGTGGCAAAGGTAAAGACCGCCTGGAACACGCCCTGAAAATCAAAGCGCGCAAAGCCGTCGCGCACAACCTTGTCGAGCTCTGCCACCCGGTGCAGCACCCACTGCTCCAACTCGGGCATGTCTGCCGGATCAACGCGGTCCGCCTCGCTGAAATCATTCAACGCGCCGAGCATATAGCGCATGGTGTTGCGCAGGCGGCGGTAGCTGTCGGCCACACCTTTGAGGATCTCATCCCCGATGCGCTGGTCAGCGGTGTAATCGGTCTGCGCCACCCAAAGCCGCAGGATATCCGCGCCATACTGCTGCACGATCTTCTCGGGCACGATGGTGTTGCCGATGGACTTGGACATTTTCATGCCCTTGGCGTCCAGCGTAAAGCCGTGCGTCACCACGTTGCGGTAAGGCGCGCGGCCTGTAGTGCCCACAGACTGCAACAGCGACGAATGGAACCACCCGCGGTGCTGGTCGGTGCCTTCCATGTAAACGTCTGCGATGCCATCCTCGGTGCCATCTGCGCGGTCGCGCAGGGTGAAGGCATGGGTCGAGCCGCTGTCGAACCAGACGTCGAGAATGTCGGTCACCTGATCGAACTCCGCCGGATCGACGATGCCTTCGAGGAACCGTTCCTTCGCGCCTTCCGCATACCACGCATCCGCGCCTTCGGTCTCGAAAGCCTCGGTGATACGCTGGTTCACTGCTTCGTTGCGCAGCAGGAAGTTCTCATCCGTTGGGGCAACGCCCTTGCGCACGAAACAAGTCAGCGGCACGCCCCACGCGCGCTGGCGGCTCAGCACCCAGTCGGGCCGCGCCTCCATCATCGAATGCAGACGGTTGCGGCCGGATTTCGGCACCCAATTGACCTTGTCGATACACGTCAGCGCGCGTTCGCGGATCGTCTTGCCGTTCTGGTCCAGTCCGTCGCCGACCTCCTTGTCGATGGCGGCAAACCACTGCGGCGTGTTGCGATAAATCACCGGCGCCTTGGAGCGCCAGCTGTGCGGATAGCTGTGCTTGATCTTGCCACGCGCCAGCAGACCGCCGACCTCAACCAGCTTATCGATAATGGCGCTGTTGGCGTTGCCCTCCTTGCCGTTCGGCTTGAGGATCGCCTTGCCGCCAAAGAACGGCAGATCGTCGCGGAAACGACCGTCTTCCATAACGTTATAGGTGATGACCTGCGGCAGCATGCCGAGGTCACGATACAGCTCGTATTCCTCCAGACCGTGCGACGGCGCGCAGTGCACAAAGCCGGTGCCCTCGTCCGAGGTCACGAAATCCGCCGCACGGAAATCGCGCAGATCGTCCCATTCGCCGTTGGCTCCTTCGGCCCCGGCCAGCGGGTGTAAAAGCGAGATTTTGGCCAGTTCGTCATTCTCAACGCTGCGGACACGCTGCCACATGCCGTCTTCCAGACGCGCCCGTGCGAACACATCCGCCGCCAAGTCATCGGCCAGCAGATAGCGGTCGCCTACATTGGCCCAGCATTCCTCGGGCGTCGCGGTTACTTCATAAAGGCCGTAGGAGATGCCCTCGCCGTAAACCACGGCCTTGTTCGACGGCATGGTCCAAGGCGTCGTGGTCCAGATCACCACCTGCGCCCCGTCCAGATCGCCCTCGGTCCCGACCACCTTGAACTTCACCCAGACGGTGTGGCTTTCCTTGTCGTGATACTCGACCTCGGCCTCGGCAAGCGCGGTCTTTTCGACCGGCGACCACATCACGGGCTTGGAGCCTTGATAGAGCGTGCCGTTCATCAGGAACTTCATGAATTCCTCGGCGATCACACGCTCGGCGTGGAAATCCATTGTGAGGTACGGATTTTCCCAATTGCCGGTGATCCCCAGCCGCTTAAACTCCTCGCGCTGCACGTCAACCCAGCCACGCGCAAACTCGCGGCATTCGGCGCGAAATTCGTTGATCGGCACCTGATCCTTGTCGCGGCCCTTCTTGCGGTACTGCTCTTCGATCTTCCACTCGATCGGCAGACCGTGGCAGTCCCAGCCGGGGATGTAGCGCGCATCATAGCCCATCATCTGGTGGCTGCGCACGATCATGTCCTTGATCGTCTTGTTCAGCGCGTGACCGATGTGCAGGTTGCCGTTGGCGTAGGGCGGGCCGTCATGCAGCGTGAAGGGCTGACGCCCCTCTTTCTCGCGCAGACGGTCATAGACGCCGATCTTCTCCCAGCGCTCCAGCCAGCCGGGCTCGCGCTTGGGCAGTCCGGCGCGCATGGGGAAATCAGTCTTGGGCAGGTTCAGCGTGGCTTTGTAGTCGGGGGTCTCGGCGCACATGGGGGGCGTCCTTTAGGCATTTGGGGTGTTGTTCAATCTGGTTCGGTGCGAGCGGCTCAAACACCTCGGCCCGGCGTCTCAGTTGGTCAGAGCGCCGGGGATATAATTCGAATAATGATCGCGGTGAGGCGTGTCATAAGGCTGCTTATAAACAGCCCCCCCTGCCCCGACAAGCCCTGCCGAAAGAGGCGAGGATTGCCACGAATGCCGCATCAAACAGACCCCCACGAAATCTTAACATTTTTTATGAATCCCGGACTTTCCTTGATTTTTTCGGCAAAAACAGCATCATACGCTTTTCGATAGATTTTGGAGCGCGCGATCTTTGTCCTTGGGACAGTCGCGCCACTTTGGATGGGCAGAAAGGCCTTCATTTGACCACGGAACAGCCCCTTTATCACGATATGTCTGTCAAACCCTCGGGCATGGTGGATCACTTGAGTGATGCACAGTGGGCAAAGCTTGCGCCTTTGCTGACCCAGCACAAGCATTTCACGCCC is a window of Sulfitobacter sp. W027 DNA encoding:
- the rpmB gene encoding 50S ribosomal protein L28, encoding MSRRCELTGKGPMTGNNVSHANNRTRRRFLPNLNDVSLQSEALGRAFKLRISAAALRSVDHRGGLDKFLAKAKDVELSDNALKIKKAIAKSSATADVLS
- a CDS encoding phosphatidylcholine/phosphatidylserine synthase yields the protein MTIQMRALFVHLFTATGAVLAMLAMLAAVEEKWDLMFLWLVIAFFVDGIDGPLARKFDVKTNAPEFDGVLMDLIIDYLTYVFIPAFALFTSGLMDGWSGWAMIIIITFASVMYFSDTRMKTKDNSFKGFPGCWNMLVLVLFALKPEWWVSLIVVTILAAAMFLPIKFVHPVRTERWRPVTLPMALAWTFFAGWSAWVNFHPESWAHWGLVITSIYLICAGAAQQLIPLAED
- a CDS encoding methylated-DNA--[protein]-cysteine S-methyltransferase, which encodes MIQASLSTPFGDLIVTEEDGAITALGWGQAARQDRSDLLDAALRQINEYATGERQRFDLPLRVKGSDFQRTVCAAILAIPFGDTRTYGEIARDLGVPAQAVGGACGGNPIPIIVPCHRVMGAKGLTGFSGAGGVETKVALLRHEGAAGLLI
- the ileS gene encoding isoleucine--tRNA ligase — translated: MCAETPDYKATLNLPKTDFPMRAGLPKREPGWLERWEKIGVYDRLREKEGRQPFTLHDGPPYANGNLHIGHALNKTIKDMIVRSHQMMGYDARYIPGWDCHGLPIEWKIEEQYRKKGRDKDQVPINEFRAECREFARGWVDVQREEFKRLGITGNWENPYLTMDFHAERVIAEEFMKFLMNGTLYQGSKPVMWSPVEKTALAEAEVEYHDKESHTVWVKFKVVGTEGDLDGAQVVIWTTTPWTMPSNKAVVYGEGISYGLYEVTATPEECWANVGDRYLLADDLAADVFARARLEDGMWQRVRSVENDELAKISLLHPLAGAEGANGEWDDLRDFRAADFVTSDEGTGFVHCAPSHGLEEYELYRDLGMLPQVITYNVMEDGRFRDDLPFFGGKAILKPNGKEGNANSAIIDKLVEVGGLLARGKIKHSYPHSWRSKAPVIYRNTPQWFAAIDKEVGDGLDQNGKTIRERALTCIDKVNWVPKSGRNRLHSMMEARPDWVLSRQRAWGVPLTCFVRKGVAPTDENFLLRNEAVNQRITEAFETEGADAWYAEGAKERFLEGIVDPAEFDQVTDILDVWFDSGSTHAFTLRDRADGTEDGIADVYMEGTDQHRGWFHSSLLQSVGTTGRAPYRNVVTHGFTLDAKGMKMSKSIGNTIVPEKIVQQYGADILRLWVAQTDYTADQRIGDEILKGVADSYRRLRNTMRYMLGALNDFSEADRVDPADMPELEQWVLHRVAELDKVVRDGFARFDFQGVFQAVFTFATVDLSAFYFDIRKDALYCDGDTLRRRAARTVLDILFHRLTTWLAPVLVFTMEEVWLERFPGEESSVHLVDMPETPEAWLNPELAAKWAKVRAARRVVTAALEVQRTEKVIGASLEAAPVVHVDDAAQREALQSVSFEDVAITSDITVTGDAAPAEAFRMPETQGVAVVFEKAEGEKCERCWKVLPDVGTHEHPGVCGRCDEAVREALAEETA